The Pseudomonas asiatica genome has a segment encoding these proteins:
- a CDS encoding chemotaxis protein CheW, whose translation MTTRPQGASLTAFELLLDIDRRCRLLVADQPPQDNRLQQWSGIGFRIAGQWFVAPMGEVAEVLREPRSSRVPGVQPWVCGVANLRGRLLPVMDLSSFFGLGHAAPGKQRRVLVLDHEDLFVGLLVDEVLGLQHFALDSLQLSPPQPLIRAAARFVQGHFPRERNWAIFSPFALAQAPGFLDVAL comes from the coding sequence TTGACCACCCGCCCGCAGGGCGCGTCGCTGACCGCCTTCGAGTTGTTGCTGGACATCGACCGGCGCTGCCGCCTGCTGGTCGCCGACCAGCCGCCGCAGGACAACCGACTGCAACAGTGGAGCGGCATCGGCTTTCGCATTGCCGGGCAATGGTTCGTCGCGCCCATGGGCGAGGTGGCCGAGGTGCTGCGCGAGCCGCGCAGCAGCCGCGTCCCCGGCGTGCAGCCGTGGGTGTGCGGGGTAGCCAACCTGCGCGGCCGGCTGTTGCCGGTGATGGACCTGAGCAGCTTCTTCGGCCTGGGCCACGCCGCCCCGGGCAAGCAGCGGCGGGTGCTGGTGCTGGACCACGAGGACCTGTTCGTCGGCCTGCTGGTGGACGAGGTGCTGGGCCTGCAGCACTTTGCCCTGGACAGCCTGCAACTGTCGCCACCACAGCCCCTGATCCGCGCCGCTGCGCGTTTCGTGCAGGGGCACTTCCCGCGTGAACGCAACTGGGCGATCTTCAGCCCCTTCGCCCTGGCCCAGGCGCCGGGCTTTCTCGATGTGGCGTTATAG
- a CDS encoding energy transducer TonB, with the protein MTLPADIPADLLPPRVRPVDRLGFTLFLAALVHLALILGVGFSVVKPAEIRHTMDITLATFKSEKPPEKADFQAQDNQQGSGTLDKKAVPKTTELAPFQDSKINKITPPPAAKPEVVPPPAPQKSAVVTTAPKPQKVEPKPRESKPQPKPAAPAPDFDSSQLSSQIASLEAELSNEQQMYAKRPRIHRLNAASTMRDKGAWYKEEWRKKVERVGNLNYPDEARRQQIYGNLRMMVSINRDGSLYEVLVLESSGQPVLDQAAQRIVRLAAPFAPFTGDLAEFDRLEIIRTWRFARGDRLSSN; encoded by the coding sequence ATGACGCTGCCCGCTGACATCCCCGCCGACCTGCTGCCCCCCCGTGTTCGCCCGGTGGACCGGCTCGGCTTTACCCTGTTCCTGGCTGCCTTGGTGCACCTGGCGCTGATCCTCGGCGTCGGCTTCAGCGTGGTCAAGCCTGCCGAAATCCGCCACACCATGGACATCACCCTGGCCACCTTCAAGAGCGAGAAACCGCCGGAGAAGGCCGATTTCCAGGCCCAGGACAACCAGCAGGGCAGCGGCACCCTGGACAAGAAAGCGGTGCCCAAGACCACCGAACTGGCCCCGTTCCAGGACAGCAAGATCAACAAGATCACCCCGCCACCCGCCGCCAAGCCCGAGGTGGTACCGCCCCCTGCCCCGCAGAAGTCGGCGGTAGTGACCACGGCGCCCAAGCCACAGAAGGTCGAGCCCAAGCCCAGGGAAAGCAAGCCGCAGCCCAAGCCGGCAGCCCCGGCACCGGACTTCGACAGCTCGCAGTTGTCCAGCCAGATCGCCAGCCTGGAGGCGGAGCTGTCCAACGAACAGCAGATGTACGCCAAGCGCCCGCGCATCCACCGGCTCAATGCCGCCTCGACCATGCGCGACAAAGGTGCCTGGTACAAGGAAGAGTGGCGCAAGAAGGTCGAGCGGGTGGGCAACCTGAACTACCCCGACGAAGCGCGCCGGCAACAGATCTACGGCAACCTGCGCATGATGGTGTCGATCAACCGCGATGGCTCGCTGTACGAGGTGCTGGTGCTGGAGTCGTCCGGGCAACCGGTGCTGGACCAGGCGGCGCAGCGCATCGTGCGGTTGGCGGCGCCGTTTGCGCCGTTTACCGGGGACCTGGCCGAGTTTGACCGGCTGGAGATCATCCGCACCTGGCGCTTTGCCCGTGGGGACCGTTTGTCCAGTAACTGA
- a CDS encoding response regulator, protein MEQPLKVMVIDDSRTIRRTAQMLLGEAGCEVITASDGFDALAKIVDHQPSIIFVDVLMPRLDGYQTCAVIKHNSAFKDTPVILLSSRDGLFDKARGRVVGSDQFLTKPFSKEELLDAIRAHVPGFAAAQQHAP, encoded by the coding sequence ATGGAACAACCCCTGAAGGTGATGGTGATCGACGATTCGCGCACGATCCGCCGCACCGCGCAGATGTTGCTCGGTGAAGCGGGCTGCGAGGTGATCACCGCCAGCGATGGCTTCGATGCCCTGGCCAAGATCGTCGACCACCAGCCCAGCATCATCTTCGTCGATGTGTTGATGCCGCGCCTGGACGGCTACCAGACCTGCGCGGTGATCAAGCACAACAGTGCCTTCAAGGACACCCCGGTCATTCTGCTGTCGTCACGTGACGGCCTGTTCGACAAGGCCCGCGGCCGGGTGGTCGGCTCCGACCAGTTCCTGACCAAACCGTTCAGCAAGGAAGAACTGCTCGACGCGATCCGCGCCCACGTGCCCGGTTTTGCCGCAGCCCAACAACACGCACCCTGA
- a CDS encoding YqgE/AlgH family protein produces MKTLTPSYLKHQFLIAMPHMADPNFAQTLTYIVEHNAHGAMGLVVNRPQELNLADILEQLRPDEMPPASTLQVPIYQGGPVQTDRGFVLHSSECSFQATVALEGLSLTTSQDILLAIAAGVGPKQSLITLGYAGWEAGQLEAELADNAWLNCPFDPEIIFGLTSDLRLEAAAASLGINLNLLTSQAGHA; encoded by the coding sequence ATGAAAACCCTCACGCCGAGCTACCTCAAGCATCAGTTCCTGATCGCCATGCCGCACATGGCCGATCCGAACTTCGCCCAGACCCTCACGTACATCGTCGAGCACAACGCCCATGGCGCCATGGGCCTGGTGGTCAACCGGCCGCAGGAGCTGAACCTGGCCGACATCCTCGAGCAGCTGCGCCCGGACGAAATGCCACCGGCCAGCACCTTGCAGGTGCCAATCTACCAAGGTGGCCCGGTCCAGACCGACCGTGGCTTCGTGCTGCACAGCAGCGAATGCAGTTTCCAGGCCACCGTGGCGCTGGAAGGGCTGTCGCTGACCACCTCGCAGGATATATTGCTTGCCATCGCCGCCGGGGTAGGCCCGAAACAGAGCCTGATCACCCTGGGCTATGCCGGCTGGGAAGCGGGCCAACTGGAAGCGGAGCTTGCCGACAACGCCTGGCTCAACTGCCCGTTCGACCCGGAAATCATCTTCGGCCTGACCAGCGACCTGCGCCTGGAAGCCGCCGCTGCCAGCCTGGGGATCAACCTGAACCTGCTGACCAGCCAGGCGGGCCACGCCTGA
- a CDS encoding methyl-accepting chemotaxis protein has protein sequence MNKPATPVTTVTPRTRSIAQITVLFLILILSIILLFANFAYLNTQSNYDKQYIGHAGELRVLSQRIAKNATEAATGKALAFKLLSDARNDFERRWGYLREGDKSTGLPPAPPMVRDEMEAVRRDWENLRKNTDTILASEQTVLSLHQVAATLAETVPQLQVEYEKVVEILLQSGAPASQVAVAQRQLLLAERILGSVNTVLAGDDTAAQAADAFGRDAGRFGQVLEGMLSGSAAIQVTRVEDADARARLAEIAELFQFVAGSVDEILETSPELFRVREAAGNIFSLSQTLLDEASHLANGFENLAGGRTLDTVGGYVLGLLALASIILIGLVMVRTTNRQLRETAEKNERNQQAIMRLLDEIEELADGDLTVTVSVTEDFTGAIADSINYSVDQLRDLVATINHSAVQVAAAVQDTQNTARQLAKASEHQAEQISEASEAVGDMVESIDRVSAHAYESAKVAERSVAIANKGNEVVHNTINGMDNIREQIQDTAKRIKRLGESSQEIGDIVSLIDDIADQTNILALNAAIQASLAGEAGRGFAVVADEVQRLAERSSSATRQIEALVRTIQADTNEAVISMEQTTAEVVRGARLAQDAGVALAEIEGVSQNLADLIHSISDAAQLQTSSAGQISHTMAVIQQITAQTSAGSGATADSIRHLARMASEMRRSVSGFTLPPPAEPK, from the coding sequence GTGAACAAGCCTGCCACCCCCGTCACCACCGTGACCCCACGTACCCGCAGCATCGCGCAGATCACCGTGCTGTTCCTGATCCTGATCCTGTCGATCATCCTGCTGTTCGCCAACTTTGCCTACCTGAACACCCAGTCCAACTACGACAAGCAGTACATCGGCCACGCCGGCGAACTGCGGGTGCTGTCGCAGCGCATCGCCAAGAACGCCACCGAAGCCGCCACCGGCAAGGCCCTGGCCTTCAAGCTGCTGTCGGACGCGCGCAACGATTTCGAACGGCGTTGGGGCTACCTGCGTGAAGGTGACAAGTCCACCGGCCTGCCACCCGCGCCGCCCATGGTGCGTGACGAGATGGAAGCGGTACGCCGCGACTGGGAAAACCTGCGCAAGAACACCGATACCATCCTGGCAAGCGAGCAGACCGTGCTGTCGCTGCACCAGGTGGCGGCGACCCTGGCCGAGACCGTGCCGCAGTTGCAGGTGGAATACGAGAAAGTGGTCGAGATCCTGCTGCAGAGCGGCGCCCCGGCCAGCCAGGTGGCCGTGGCCCAGCGCCAGTTGCTGCTGGCCGAACGCATCCTCGGCTCGGTCAACACTGTGCTGGCCGGTGACGACACCGCGGCCCAGGCGGCGGATGCCTTTGGCCGTGATGCCGGGCGCTTCGGCCAGGTGCTGGAGGGCATGCTCAGTGGCAGCGCGGCGATCCAGGTGACCCGTGTCGAGGACGCCGACGCCCGTGCGCGCCTGGCTGAAATTGCCGAGCTGTTCCAGTTCGTTGCCGGCTCGGTGGATGAAATCCTCGAAACCTCACCAGAACTGTTCCGCGTACGCGAGGCTGCCGGCAACATCTTCAGCCTGTCGCAAACCCTGCTCGACGAGGCCTCGCACCTGGCCAACGGTTTCGAGAACCTGGCCGGCGGGCGCACCCTCGACACTGTCGGCGGCTATGTCCTGGGCCTGCTGGCGCTGGCTTCGATCATCCTCATCGGCCTGGTCATGGTGCGCACCACCAACCGCCAGCTGCGCGAGACAGCGGAAAAGAACGAACGCAACCAGCAGGCGATCATGCGCCTGCTCGACGAAATCGAAGAGCTGGCTGACGGCGACCTGACCGTGACCGTATCGGTGACCGAAGACTTCACCGGCGCCATTGCCGATTCGATCAACTATTCCGTGGACCAATTGCGCGACCTGGTCGCCACCATCAACCACAGCGCCGTGCAGGTCGCTGCCGCCGTGCAGGACACACAGAACACCGCACGCCAGCTGGCCAAGGCCTCTGAACACCAGGCCGAGCAGATCAGCGAGGCATCCGAGGCGGTCGGCGACATGGTCGAGTCGATCGACCGGGTTTCGGCACATGCCTACGAGTCGGCCAAGGTTGCCGAGCGCTCGGTGGCGATCGCCAACAAGGGCAACGAGGTGGTGCACAACACCATCAACGGCATGGACAACATTCGCGAGCAGATCCAGGACACCGCCAAACGGATCAAGCGCCTCGGTGAGTCTTCCCAGGAAATTGGCGATATCGTCAGCCTGATCGACGACATTGCCGACCAGACCAACATCCTCGCCCTCAACGCGGCGATTCAGGCCTCGCTGGCCGGCGAGGCCGGCCGTGGGTTCGCCGTGGTCGCCGACGAAGTGCAGCGCCTGGCCGAGCGCTCGTCGTCGGCCACCCGGCAGATCGAAGCGCTGGTACGGACCATCCAGGCCGACACCAACGAGGCGGTCATCTCCATGGAGCAGACCACCGCCGAAGTGGTCCGCGGTGCCCGCCTGGCCCAGGATGCCGGGGTGGCGCTGGCCGAGATCGAAGGCGTATCGCAGAACCTCGCCGACCTTATCCACAGCATCTCCGATGCCGCCCAGCTGCAGACTTCGTCTGCCGGGCAGATCTCCCACACCATGGCAGTCATCCAGCAGATTACCGCGCAGACCTCCGCCGGCTCCGGTGCCACCGCCGACAGCATCCGCCACCTGGCACGCATGGCCAGCGAGATGCGCCGTTCGGTGTCCGGGTTCACCCTGCCGCCACCAGCAGAGCCCAAGTGA
- a CDS encoding hybrid sensor histidine kinase/response regulator, which produces MAVAAVSPERHDTVALAWTKAAILDCLGQARQALERFAGEPGDLSMLAFVVDNLHQVHGCLRMLELRGATRLAEELELFARALADGQVSPRGDCLGALFRGLEQLPSYLERLRGARHDLPLVMLPLLNQLRACRGEEPLAQASLISGATQRFAGADDLANLDLSLGNWREQLQAGPGRDALRSVVTALCDDLMRIKERLDQFVRSDRQHSEQLDALLAPLRHVADTLAVLGFQQPRRVIIDQVLALQALAQGERAVDDAVLMDVAGALLYVEATLNGMVGPLEENGQGGLPGSDLAEIRQLVLNESLNVLQQAKDLIGDCLESGWPRQRLQPLPGLLQQIRGALAMLMLPAVAELFAGCASYVQRWLQHLEVEPPADELTHLAEALSAAECYLQWRVADPLADGQPFIDMARASLATLGVHCALVEATAGHDGSADGIDDELREVFLDEAGELLPEIERHWLRWRADNQQREALGEVRRALHTLKGSGRMVHAEAVAELAWGAEHLLNRVLEGRSVLSPEGVVALQQAFVYLPDLLADFAAGQLPQLTEIEQLAGHLHALAENDAPVAADIDGLDPQLLDIFRSEAQGHLASLDAFLQGADGHDTQVSDGLQRALHTLKGSAAMAGVMPVAELATAFDRLAREYKGHQLPLQMAEIEWLEAARSLFHLGLAQLDSTPLAAIPGAAELIEQVGQAVDAHLASLHDDPQHARRSKRDPQLIASFLAQAMDILLDAESLLSRWQEQPGQRDALDTLLDELTTLGHAAHLADLWQMDDVCEALLDLYGAVEEGSLPADARFFAHVQRAHEALLDMLDEVAAGQDIPPRPELVDSLRNLLGQALAPEATGLVGIDTVTPLHPDMDLADTLGLGPAHNPLLPAVAEPLIEEPESPGEELLEVFLEESSDIVESAAAALARWQADPRNSVEVDNLMRDLHTLKGVARMVEIAPIGDLAHELEFLYELLAAGRMPPSAPLFALLQNCHDRLAHMLDAVRLGQPLHAATALIDYIRNFSFSALADSAAGQGPVEAATSEAPAAAPERAPGDMVKVDAELLDDLGNLAGEHSIIRGRIEQQVNDAQFTLNEMETTLERMRDQLLRLDIETQGRMSSRQQFEGDAYDDFDPLEMDRHSQLQQLSRALFESASDLLDLKETLAQRAQEAYSLLQQQARVNSQLQEGLTATLMVPFERLVPRLQRVVRQVASELGKQVELVVGNAEGELDRSVLERMVAPLEHMLRNAVDHGLESREMRLAAGKPEQGTIHLNLLHEGADIVIEMTDDGAGVPLEAVRRKAIKRGLLDPQAQLSDHEILQFILRPGFSTAEKITQISGRGLGMDVVHEEVKQLGGSMSIESAQGKGARFLIRLPFTVSVNRALMVHLGEEQYAIPLNTIEGIVRVPPAELAACYQLDAPRYVYAGHEYELRYLGELLQGMPRPALLGQSVPLPVLLVHSQEQSFAIQADSLSPSREIVVKSLGPQFAAVAGLSGATLLGDGRVVLILDLLGQLRGQQRRLARLPGGGAARRQVFGPAPRRALLVMVVDDSVTVRKVTSRLLERHGMSVLTAKDGVDAMALLEEHRPDVLLLDIEMPRMDGFEVATRIRRDERLKDLPIIMITSRTGQKHRDRAMAIGVNEYLGKPYQESVLLQSIAHWSQPHA; this is translated from the coding sequence ATGGCTGTAGCAGCTGTAAGCCCCGAGCGCCACGACACAGTGGCGCTGGCCTGGACCAAGGCCGCCATCCTCGACTGCCTGGGCCAGGCGCGCCAGGCGCTGGAGCGCTTTGCCGGCGAGCCTGGCGACCTGTCGATGCTGGCATTCGTGGTCGACAACCTGCACCAGGTGCACGGCTGCCTGCGCATGCTCGAACTGCGCGGCGCCACGCGCCTGGCTGAAGAACTGGAGCTGTTCGCCAGGGCCCTGGCCGATGGCCAGGTCAGCCCCCGCGGTGATTGCCTGGGCGCGTTGTTCCGCGGCCTGGAGCAATTGCCGTCGTATCTGGAGCGCCTGCGCGGCGCCCGCCACGACCTGCCACTGGTGATGCTGCCGCTGCTCAACCAACTGCGTGCCTGCCGTGGCGAGGAGCCGTTGGCCCAGGCCAGCCTGATCAGCGGCGCCACCCAACGCTTTGCCGGTGCCGACGACCTGGCCAACCTCGACCTGTCGCTGGGCAACTGGCGCGAGCAGTTGCAGGCCGGGCCGGGCCGCGATGCCCTGCGCTCGGTGGTGACCGCGCTGTGCGACGACCTGATGCGCATCAAGGAGCGCCTGGACCAGTTCGTACGCAGTGACCGCCAGCACAGCGAGCAGCTCGATGCCCTGCTGGCACCGCTGCGCCACGTGGCCGACACCCTGGCGGTGCTTGGCTTCCAGCAGCCACGCCGGGTGATCATCGACCAGGTGCTGGCGTTGCAGGCCCTGGCCCAGGGCGAGCGGGCCGTGGACGACGCGGTGTTGATGGATGTAGCGGGGGCCCTGCTGTACGTGGAGGCCACGCTCAATGGCATGGTCGGCCCGCTGGAGGAAAACGGCCAGGGCGGCCTGCCTGGCTCGGACCTGGCCGAAATCCGCCAGCTGGTGTTGAACGAGTCGCTGAACGTGCTGCAGCAGGCCAAGGACCTGATCGGCGATTGCCTGGAGTCCGGCTGGCCGCGGCAACGCCTGCAACCCTTGCCTGGGCTGTTGCAGCAGATTCGCGGTGCGCTGGCGATGTTGATGCTGCCGGCCGTGGCCGAGCTGTTTGCCGGTTGCGCCAGCTATGTGCAGCGTTGGCTGCAGCACCTGGAAGTGGAGCCGCCAGCCGATGAGCTGACGCACCTGGCCGAGGCCCTGAGCGCTGCCGAATGCTACCTGCAATGGCGGGTGGCGGACCCATTGGCGGATGGCCAGCCCTTCATCGACATGGCGCGCGCCAGCCTGGCGACGCTGGGTGTGCACTGCGCGCTGGTCGAGGCCACCGCGGGCCACGATGGCAGCGCTGATGGCATCGATGACGAGTTGCGTGAAGTGTTTCTCGACGAGGCCGGTGAACTGCTGCCCGAAATCGAGCGCCACTGGCTGCGCTGGCGTGCCGACAACCAGCAGCGCGAGGCACTGGGAGAAGTGCGCCGCGCCTTGCATACGCTCAAGGGCAGCGGCCGCATGGTGCATGCCGAGGCGGTGGCCGAGCTGGCCTGGGGCGCCGAGCACCTGCTGAACCGGGTACTCGAGGGCCGCAGCGTGCTCAGCCCGGAAGGCGTGGTGGCCCTGCAGCAGGCATTCGTCTACCTGCCCGACCTGCTGGCCGACTTTGCCGCCGGCCAGCTGCCACAACTGACGGAAATCGAGCAGCTGGCCGGGCACCTGCATGCCCTGGCCGAAAACGATGCCCCGGTGGCGGCCGACATCGACGGCCTCGACCCGCAATTGCTCGACATCTTCCGCAGCGAGGCGCAGGGCCACCTGGCCAGCCTGGATGCTTTCCTGCAGGGCGCCGACGGCCACGATACGCAGGTCAGCGATGGCCTGCAGCGCGCCCTGCATACGCTCAAGGGCAGTGCCGCCATGGCCGGGGTGATGCCGGTCGCCGAACTGGCCACCGCCTTCGACCGCCTGGCTCGTGAATACAAGGGCCACCAACTGCCCCTGCAAATGGCCGAGATCGAATGGCTGGAAGCTGCTCGCTCGCTGTTCCACCTGGGCCTGGCGCAACTCGACAGCACGCCGCTGGCGGCCATCCCCGGTGCCGCGGAGCTGATCGAGCAGGTCGGCCAGGCGGTGGACGCGCACCTGGCCAGCTTGCATGACGACCCGCAGCATGCGCGGCGCAGCAAGCGCGACCCGCAGTTGATCGCCAGTTTCCTGGCCCAGGCCATGGATATCCTGCTGGATGCCGAGTCGTTGCTGTCGCGCTGGCAGGAACAGCCCGGCCAGCGCGATGCGCTGGACACCCTGCTCGACGAACTGACCACCCTGGGCCACGCCGCGCATCTGGCCGACCTGTGGCAGATGGATGACGTGTGCGAGGCCTTGCTCGACCTGTACGGCGCCGTGGAGGAGGGCAGCCTGCCCGCCGATGCGCGCTTCTTCGCCCACGTGCAGCGGGCCCATGAAGCCCTGCTGGACATGCTCGACGAAGTGGCGGCCGGGCAGGACATCCCGCCAAGGCCGGAGCTGGTCGACAGCCTGCGCAACCTGCTGGGCCAGGCTCTGGCACCGGAGGCCACTGGCCTGGTGGGCATCGACACGGTCACGCCACTGCACCCGGACATGGACCTGGCCGATACCCTTGGCCTGGGGCCGGCGCACAACCCTTTGCTGCCGGCTGTGGCCGAGCCGCTGATCGAAGAGCCGGAAAGCCCAGGCGAAGAGCTGCTGGAAGTCTTCCTCGAAGAAAGCTCGGACATCGTCGAGAGTGCCGCCGCAGCCCTGGCGCGCTGGCAGGCCGACCCGCGCAACAGTGTCGAGGTGGACAACCTGATGCGCGACCTGCACACCCTCAAGGGTGTGGCGCGCATGGTCGAAATTGCGCCGATCGGCGACCTGGCCCACGAGCTGGAGTTTCTCTACGAGCTGCTGGCCGCTGGCCGTATGCCGCCGAGCGCGCCACTGTTCGCCTTGCTGCAGAACTGCCATGACCGCCTGGCGCACATGCTGGATGCCGTGCGCCTGGGGCAGCCGTTGCATGCCGCCACCGCGCTGATCGACTACATCCGCAACTTCAGCTTCTCGGCCCTGGCCGACAGCGCCGCCGGCCAGGGGCCGGTCGAGGCCGCGACCAGTGAGGCGCCGGCGGCGGCGCCGGAGCGGGCGCCGGGCGACATGGTGAAGGTCGATGCCGAGCTGCTCGACGACCTGGGCAACCTGGCCGGTGAGCACTCGATCATCCGTGGGCGCATCGAGCAGCAGGTCAACGATGCGCAGTTCACCCTCAACGAGATGGAAACCACCCTCGAACGCATGCGCGACCAGTTGCTGCGCCTGGATATCGAGACCCAAGGGCGGATGTCCAGCCGGCAGCAGTTCGAAGGCGATGCCTATGACGACTTCGACCCGCTGGAAATGGACCGCCACTCGCAACTGCAGCAGCTGTCGCGGGCCCTGTTCGAGTCTGCCTCGGACTTGCTCGACCTCAAGGAAACCCTGGCACAGCGCGCCCAGGAAGCCTACAGCCTGCTGCAGCAGCAGGCGCGGGTGAACAGTCAGTTGCAGGAAGGCCTGACCGCGACCCTGATGGTGCCCTTCGAGCGCCTGGTGCCGCGCTTGCAGCGCGTGGTACGGCAGGTGGCCAGCGAACTGGGCAAGCAGGTGGAGCTGGTGGTGGGCAATGCCGAGGGCGAACTGGACCGCAGCGTGCTCGAACGTATGGTGGCGCCGCTGGAGCACATGCTGCGCAACGCCGTCGACCATGGCCTGGAAAGCCGCGAAATGCGCCTGGCCGCCGGCAAGCCGGAGCAGGGCACCATTCACCTGAATCTGCTGCACGAAGGCGCGGACATCGTCATCGAAATGACCGACGACGGTGCCGGCGTGCCACTGGAAGCGGTGCGCCGCAAGGCCATCAAGCGCGGTCTGCTGGACCCGCAGGCGCAATTGAGCGATCACGAGATCCTCCAGTTCATCCTGCGCCCGGGCTTTTCCACTGCCGAGAAGATCACCCAGATTTCCGGGCGTGGCCTGGGCATGGATGTGGTACACGAAGAGGTCAAGCAACTGGGTGGCTCGATGAGTATCGAGTCGGCCCAGGGCAAGGGCGCGCGCTTCCTGATCCGCCTGCCGTTCACCGTGTCGGTCAACCGTGCGCTGATGGTGCACCTGGGCGAAGAGCAGTACGCCATTCCGCTGAACACCATCGAGGGCATCGTTCGCGTGCCGCCGGCCGAACTGGCGGCGTGCTACCAGCTGGACGCCCCGCGTTATGTGTACGCCGGCCACGAATACGAGCTGCGCTACCTGGGTGAGCTGCTGCAGGGCATGCCACGCCCGGCATTGCTCGGGCAGAGCGTGCCGCTGCCGGTGCTGCTGGTGCATTCCCAGGAGCAGTCGTTCGCCATCCAGGCCGACAGCCTGTCGCCCAGCCGCGAGATCGTGGTGAAGAGCCTGGGGCCGCAGTTTGCCGCGGTTGCCGGGTTGTCGGGGGCGACGCTGCTGGGCGATGGCCGGGTGGTACTGATTCTCGACCTGCTGGGCCAGTTGCGTGGCCAGCAGCGGCGCCTGGCGCGCCTGCCGGGCGGCGGTGCGGCCCGGCGCCAGGTGTTCGGCCCGGCGCCACGGCGGGCGTTGCTGGTAATGGTGGTGGACGATTCGGTGACCGTGCGCAAGGTCACCAGCCGCCTGCTGGAGCGCCACGGCATGAGTGTGCTGACGGCCAAGGACGGGGTCGATGCCATGGCACTGCTGGAAGAACACCGCCCCGATGTGTTGCTGCTGGACATCGAGATGCCGCGCATGGACGGCTTCGAGGTGGCCACACGCATCCGCCGTGACGAGCGGCTGAAAGACTTGCCGATCATCATGATCACCTCGCGCACCGGGCAGAAGCACCGCGACCGTGCCATGGCCATCGGCGTCAACGAATACCTGGGCAAGCCGTACCAGGAGTCGGTCCTGTTGCAGAGCATTGCCCACTGGAGCCAGCCCCATGCTTGA
- the gshB gene encoding glutathione synthase has protein sequence MSVRLGIVMDPIASISYKKDSSLAMLLAAQARGWSLFYMEQQDLYQGESKARARMRPLKVFANPARWFELGDEQDCPLAELDVILMRKDPPFDMEFVYSTYLLEQAENDGVLVVNRPQSLRDCNEKMFATLFPQCTTPTLVSRRPDIIREFAAKHADVILKPLDGMGGTSIFRHRAGDPNLSVILETLTALGTQQIMAQAYLPAIKDGDKRILMIDGEPVDYCLARIPASGETRGNLAAGGRGEARPLTDRDRWIAAQVGPTLREKGLMFVGLDVIGDYLTEINVTSPTCIREIDAAYNTDIGGKLMDAIDRQLKAR, from the coding sequence ATGAGCGTTCGCCTCGGCATTGTCATGGACCCCATCGCGTCCATCTCCTACAAGAAGGACAGCTCGCTGGCCATGCTGCTGGCCGCCCAGGCACGCGGCTGGAGCCTGTTCTACATGGAACAGCAAGACCTGTACCAAGGCGAAAGCAAGGCACGCGCCCGCATGCGCCCGCTGAAGGTGTTTGCCAACCCGGCACGTTGGTTCGAACTGGGCGACGAACAGGACTGCCCCCTCGCCGAGCTGGATGTGATCCTGATGCGCAAGGACCCACCTTTCGACATGGAGTTTGTCTACAGCACCTACCTGCTGGAGCAGGCCGAGAATGATGGCGTACTGGTGGTCAACCGCCCGCAGAGCCTGCGCGACTGCAACGAGAAGATGTTCGCCACGCTGTTCCCGCAGTGCACCACGCCGACCCTGGTCAGCCGCCGCCCGGACATCATTCGCGAGTTCGCAGCCAAGCATGCCGACGTGATCCTCAAGCCGCTGGATGGCATGGGCGGCACATCGATCTTCCGTCACCGCGCTGGCGACCCCAACCTGTCGGTGATCCTGGAAACCCTGACCGCGCTGGGCACCCAGCAAATCATGGCCCAGGCCTACCTGCCGGCGATCAAGGACGGCGACAAGCGCATCCTGATGATCGACGGCGAGCCGGTGGACTACTGCCTGGCGCGTATCCCGGCCAGCGGCGAAACCCGTGGCAACCTGGCCGCCGGTGGCCGTGGCGAAGCACGCCCGCTGACCGACCGCGACCGCTGGATCGCCGCCCAGGTCGGCCCGACCCTGCGCGAGAAGGGCCTGATGTTCGTGGGCCTGGACGTGATCGGCGACTACCTCACCGAAATCAACGTCACCAGCCCCACCTGCATCCGCGAGATCGATGCCGCCTACAACACCGATATCGGCGGAAAATTGATGGATGCCATTGATCGCCAGCTGAAGGCGCGCTGA
- the pilH gene encoding twitching motility response regulator PilH — MARVLIVDDSPTEMYRLTEWLEKHGYQVLKANNGADGVALARQDKPDAVLMDIVMPGMNGFQATRQLSKDPETSAIPVIVVTTKDQETDRIWATRQGARDFLTKPVEEDALIAKLKEVLGA, encoded by the coding sequence ATGGCCCGAGTTCTGATTGTCGACGACTCGCCGACAGAGATGTACCGATTGACCGAATGGCTGGAAAAGCACGGCTACCAGGTGCTCAAGGCCAACAACGGTGCCGATGGCGTGGCCCTGGCCCGGCAGGACAAGCCCGACGCGGTGCTGATGGACATCGTCATGCCCGGCATGAACGGCTTCCAGGCCACCCGCCAGCTCAGCAAGGACCCGGAAACCAGCGCCATCCCGGTGATCGTGGTCACCACCAAGGACCAGGAAACCGACCGTATCTGGGCCACGCGCCAGGGCGCTCGTGACTTCCTGACCAAACCGGTGGAAGAGGACGCGCTGATCGCCAAGCTCAAAGAAGTGCTGGGGGCTTGA